One genomic window of Solanum dulcamara chromosome 12, daSolDulc1.2, whole genome shotgun sequence includes the following:
- the LOC129876442 gene encoding ATP-dependent Clp protease proteolytic subunit 6, chloroplastic codes for MVMSAITGTSIIPVSLRHQTSSSSLLSSRSLRKHVVSVLRSPYSDSSAIGFSSKKLKIPLKLNEHESGARINSSYGVIVAKEGANPPIMPAVMTPGGALDLSTVLFRNRIIFIGQPVNSAVAQKVISQLVTLATIDENADILIYLNCPGGSTYSVLAIYDCMSWIKPKVGTVCFGAAASQGALLLAGGEKGMRYAMPNARIMIHQPQSGCGGHVEDVRRQVNEAVQSRQKIDSMYAAFTGQPIEKVQQYTERDRFMSVSEAMEFGLIDGVLETEY; via the exons ATGGTAATGTCTGCAATTACTGGAACGTCAATTATACCTGTTTCTCTCCGGCACCAAACGTCATCTTCGTCTCTGCTATCCTCTAG AAGCTTAAGGAAACATGTAGTTTCTGTTCTTCGAAGTCCATATTCTGATTCATCAGCTATTG GATTTTCAAGCAAGAAGTTGAAGATCCCATTAAAGCTCAATGAGCACGAATCCGGTGCTCGTATCAATTCAAG CTATGGGGTTATCGTAGCAAAAGAGGGGGCTAATCCACCCATCATGCCCGCCGTGATGACTCCAGGGGGCGCATTGGATCTTTCTACTGTGTTATTCAGGAATCGAATTATCTTCATTGGACAACCAGTCAACTCCGCAGTTGCTCAGAAAGTAATATCACAACTTGTGACTCTTGCAACTATAGATGAAAACGCAGATATTTTG ATCTATCTTAACTGTCCTGGTGGAAGCACGTACTCTGTCTTGGCaatatatgactgcatgtcctgg ATAAAGCCTAAGGTTGGTACAGTATGTTTTGGAGCTGCTGCAAGCCAAGGAGCACTTCTTCTTGCCGGTGGAGAAAAGGGCATGAGGTATGCAATGCCAAATGCACGTATAATGATTCATCAACCTCAAAGTGGTTGTGGA GGGCACGTGGAGGATGTGCGGCGCCAAGTGAATGAAGCGGTTCAATCTCGCCAG AAAATCGACAGCATGTATGCTGCCTTTACAGGCCAACCAATTGAGAAGGTGCAACAATACACTGAAAGGGATCGTTTTATGTCTGTCTCTGAG GCCATGGAGTTTGGTCTCATCGATGGGGTGCTAGAAACAGAATACTAG